The genomic window AAATACCTTTTCATTACATCGAAATCTGCATCTTTTACTGCAATTATTCCTATATCACTTCTGGCTCTTTCAACATCACGAATAACATTATAAGTTTCAATTTCTCTTATTGAAAAACGATAATCTTCGTCTTTTATAGTTTTTAAGAAATTTCCGAAAATATCTGCAATAAAGTCATAATGTTGCGTTGCTATATATAACTTTCTTGATATATTTTTCTTATATCTTTCCGTGATGTAATCACTGTTTTCGCATATTTGCGTTGCATATTTTAAAAATTCAGCACCTTCATCGGTAAGATACACACCCGCTCCGGAACGTTCAAATATTTTTATATTAAGTTCCTGCTCCAGACTTTTTACACTGATAGACAAAGAAGACTGAGCAATAAAAAGTTGCTTTGCCGCCTCTGAAAACGAACCTGTTTTAGCAACTGCAAGTACATATTTGCATTGTTGTATTGTCATATTTATCAATCCTTTATAATACGATAATTTTATTATACACTTTTTTTTATATTTATCAAATATATAATTTCTATCATTTTCGTTAGCATAAATCAATGTTTAGTTGTTTTAAAACACAATAAAAAAACAATGTTTAAAAAGTCAAACTATTTAAACATTGTTTTTTATAATGGAAAATTTATTTACATTTTTTATTTATACTGCAATCAGTCATTAAATCCTACACGCTTATTATATGTTGTATGAAGAAGTTCATGGGCTTTATGTGAATTAGGTTCACCCAAGAAATTATCATATAATTCCTTAACCTGAGGATTTTTATGAGATTGACGAAGAGTAAGCCTTTCATCTTCCGAGTAAAGTGCTTTCGCTCTTTTTTCTTTATATGTATCCAAAATATCATCATCTTCATTTGGCATAAAGCAGGAACGAACAATCGGCTGACCTCCGCCTGCGATACATCCTCCGGGACATCCCATAATTTCAATGAAATGATATTTTGACTTACCTTCACGGATTTCATCT from Oscillospiraceae bacterium includes these protein-coding regions:
- a CDS encoding LysR family transcriptional regulator, with protein sequence MTIQQCKYVLAVAKTGSFSEAAKQLFIAQSSLSISVKSLEQELNIKIFERSGAGVYLTDEGAEFLKYATQICENSDYITERYKKNISRKLYIATQHYDFIADIFGNFLKTIKDEDYRFSIREIETYNVIRDVERARSDIGIIAVKDADFDVMKRYLSKKNLLFTPVIEVKPHVFFRKNHPLSNLMKISTQELKSYPYVSYEQGEHESSFFTEELVDVSYVDKHIEISDRATLMNILMLTDSYTIGTGIMPSALNKGDIVSIPFESKGYYIIGYLLNEERKVSAITKEFIEYMEKILGGIK